Proteins encoded together in one Janthinobacterium tructae window:
- a CDS encoding cytochrome c1 has product MKIAKKLLAILALVPAMALASEGGFPLDKAPDRQTNMAALQHGAKLFVNYCLNCHAAVSMRYNRLRDLGLTEIQIKENLLFSGDKVGDLMTTSLAPQDAKAFFGVVPPDLSVISRAKSSSAGTGGDYLYTYLRTFYKDDTRPTGWNNMVLPNVAMPHVLWELQGVQTAKFVEENDPHEAGKKIHKFAGFEQVKPGTLNKIEYDNAVADLVGYMEWMAEPAQQTRKRLGVWVLLFLSVFALLAWRLNASFWKEVK; this is encoded by the coding sequence ATGAAGATTGCAAAAAAACTGCTCGCCATCCTGGCACTCGTGCCCGCCATGGCTCTCGCCAGCGAAGGCGGCTTTCCGCTGGACAAGGCTCCTGACCGCCAGACCAACATGGCAGCGCTGCAGCATGGCGCCAAATTGTTCGTCAACTATTGCCTGAATTGCCACGCCGCCGTGTCGATGCGCTACAACCGCCTGCGCGACCTGGGCTTGACGGAAATCCAGATCAAGGAGAATCTGTTATTCTCAGGCGATAAAGTCGGCGACTTGATGACGACTAGCCTGGCACCGCAGGACGCCAAGGCCTTCTTTGGCGTCGTACCGCCGGATTTGTCGGTAATTTCGCGCGCGAAATCATCTTCCGCTGGCACAGGCGGCGACTACCTGTATACTTACCTGCGTACGTTCTATAAAGACGACACTCGGCCGACCGGCTGGAACAACATGGTCTTGCCGAATGTTGCCATGCCGCATGTATTATGGGAATTGCAAGGTGTCCAGACTGCCAAGTTCGTGGAAGAAAATGATCCGCACGAAGCTGGCAAGAAGATCCACAAATTTGCCGGCTTCGAGCAGGTCAAGCCCGGCACGTTGAACAAGATCGAGTATGACAATGCGGTAGCCGACCTGGTCGGCTACATGGAGTGGATGGCCGAACCGGCACAGCAAACACGCAAACGCCTGGGCGTGTGGGTGCTGCTGTTCCTGTCGGTCTTTGCTCTGCTGGCATGGCGCCTTAACGCGTCGTTCTGGAAGGAAGTCAAATAA
- the petA gene encoding ubiquinol-cytochrome c reductase iron-sulfur subunit: protein MSNEKQVDSGRRGLLVATCAAGSVVGLATAGALVSTFQPSERAKAAGAPVEVDITTLQPGEMRTVEWRGKPVWILKRTPEMIASLKKTDGKVADANSQRNPAEFTPPYCMNEARSIKPEILVAVGICTHLGCSPSSKFAPGPQPSLPDDWEGGFLCPCHGSTFDMAGRVFKNKPAPDNLQVPRHMYLSDTKLLIGKDEKGEA, encoded by the coding sequence ATGAGTAACGAAAAGCAGGTCGATTCAGGCCGTCGCGGCTTGCTCGTCGCCACGTGCGCGGCGGGCAGTGTAGTTGGATTGGCAACCGCGGGAGCCTTGGTAAGCACCTTCCAGCCGTCGGAGCGCGCGAAAGCGGCTGGCGCGCCGGTCGAAGTAGACATCACCACCTTGCAACCCGGCGAAATGCGCACCGTCGAATGGCGCGGCAAGCCGGTCTGGATCCTGAAGCGCACGCCGGAAATGATCGCGTCCCTGAAAAAGACCGATGGCAAAGTCGCCGATGCCAATTCGCAACGCAATCCCGCCGAATTCACGCCACCGTATTGCATGAACGAGGCGCGCTCGATCAAGCCTGAAATTCTCGTCGCCGTCGGCATCTGCACCCATCTGGGTTGCTCCCCTTCCTCGAAATTTGCCCCCGGCCCGCAACCGTCGCTGCCTGATGACTGGGAAGGCGGCTTCCTGTGCCCTTGCCACGGCTCCACCTTCGACATGGCAGGCCGCGTGTTCAAGAACAAGCCGGCGCCGGACAACCTGCAGGTGCCGCGCCATATGTACCTGAGCGACACCAAATTGCTGATAGGTAAAGACGAGAAAGGCGAGGCTTGA
- a CDS encoding LytR C-terminal domain-containing protein, with protein sequence MRLTLSRLAAACACLGLAACTTQLAHAPVAAWPDADAAYVAGRQHFERGDLPAAQAAYEQALRHAPRHVNARNGLAVLHAQRGEHVAAIAQWQALTQETGTARPQQAYLFSNLGHAYSLDGRDAQALPVLEQACLLDPLNALAWQHLAQVLERLGQHERAALMRRQAASLREHDLRRDRAVLRGEAAPQLVPVPAPVPEAPAMARVEITQSDGMARLQRVPAAVRSVPAAVPERPMPAAAAPRPRLEIVNGNGVPGMAAALARSLAGAPVQVVRLANETSFQVARTRVEYRPAQEQAARQLARQLGTQVQTQAADCPASELRLVLGRDLSDPATLHRYYLQQLQLARQALARLG encoded by the coding sequence ATGCGCTTGACGCTCTCCCGCCTGGCCGCCGCCTGTGCCTGCCTTGGCCTGGCCGCCTGTACCACGCAACTGGCGCATGCGCCGGTGGCGGCGTGGCCTGACGCCGATGCCGCCTATGTGGCGGGGCGCCAGCATTTCGAGCGGGGCGACCTGCCCGCCGCGCAGGCGGCCTATGAACAGGCGCTGCGCCATGCGCCGCGCCACGTGAATGCGCGCAACGGCCTGGCCGTGCTGCATGCGCAGCGGGGCGAGCACGTCGCCGCCATCGCCCAGTGGCAGGCGCTGACGCAGGAAACGGGCACGGCGCGGCCGCAGCAGGCCTATCTGTTCAGCAATCTCGGCCATGCCTATTCTCTGGACGGACGCGATGCGCAAGCGTTGCCTGTGCTGGAACAGGCGTGTCTGCTCGATCCGCTCAATGCGCTGGCCTGGCAGCACCTGGCGCAAGTACTCGAACGGCTGGGACAGCACGAGCGCGCCGCGCTCATGCGGCGCCAGGCGGCCAGCTTGCGGGAACACGACTTGCGGCGCGACAGGGCGGTCTTGCGCGGCGAGGCGGCGCCGCAGCTTGTGCCCGTGCCTGCGCCGGTGCCGGAGGCGCCCGCCATGGCGCGCGTGGAGATCACGCAGAGCGATGGCATGGCCCGCTTGCAGCGCGTACCGGCAGCGGTGCGCAGCGTACCCGCCGCAGTGCCCGAGCGGCCCATGCCGGCGGCGGCAGCGCCGCGCCCGCGCCTGGAAATTGTGAATGGCAACGGCGTGCCGGGCATGGCCGCCGCGCTGGCGCGCAGCCTGGCCGGCGCTCCTGTGCAGGTGGTGCGCCTGGCCAATGAAACCAGCTTCCAGGTGGCGCGCACGCGCGTCGAATACCGGCCCGCGCAAGAGCAGGCGGCGCGCCAGCTGGCCCGCCAGCTGGGGACGCAGGTGCAGACACAGGCCGCCGACTGCCCGGCCAGCGAGCTGCGCCTGGTACTCGGGCGCGACCTGAGCGACCCCGCGACGCTGCACCGCTATTATCTGCAGCAGTTGCAACTGGCGCGCCAGGCACTGGCGCGGCTGGGGTAA
- a CDS encoding cytochrome b translates to MAAFKETKFPADAPVAEKALGWVDDRFPLTKLWNDQWGKYYAPKNFNFWYIFGSLAMLVLVLQIVTGIFLTMHYKPDAALAFNSVEYIMREVPWGWLVRYMHSTGASAFFIIVYLHMTRALLYGSYRKPRELIWLFGFAIFLCLMAEAFFGYLLPWGQMSYWGAQVIVNLFGAIPFIGPDLSLWIRGDYVVSDATLNRFFAFHVIAIPLVLLGLVAAHLIALHEVGSSNPDGIEVKENLGADGHPLDSIPSHPYYTVHDLFGVSIFLVIFSAVVFFAPEMGGYFLEYNNFLPGDSLKTPLHIAPTWYFTPFYSVLRATTADFMYVLMGVVAAYVVFIWLKSRLSTTVKSAIAGIAIVAIIGMLPQVLDAKFWGVVFFGGSVVILAFLPWLDHSPVKSIRYRPSWHKYVYAIFGLSFLILGYLGTQAPTDTKTIVSQVCTLIYFSFFLLMPWWSAMGKFKTVPSRVTFHPH, encoded by the coding sequence ATGGCAGCTTTTAAAGAAACGAAATTCCCGGCAGACGCACCCGTCGCCGAAAAAGCGCTGGGCTGGGTCGATGACCGCTTTCCCCTGACCAAGCTGTGGAACGACCAATGGGGCAAGTACTACGCCCCGAAAAACTTCAATTTCTGGTACATCTTCGGCTCGCTGGCCATGCTGGTGCTGGTCTTGCAGATCGTCACCGGCATCTTCCTGACCATGCATTACAAACCGGATGCGGCCCTGGCCTTCAATTCCGTCGAGTACATCATGCGCGAAGTGCCGTGGGGATGGCTGGTGCGCTACATGCACTCGACGGGCGCCTCGGCCTTCTTCATCATCGTCTACCTGCACATGACGCGCGCCCTGCTGTACGGCTCCTACCGCAAGCCACGTGAGCTGATCTGGCTGTTCGGTTTCGCCATCTTCCTGTGCCTGATGGCCGAAGCGTTCTTCGGCTACCTGCTGCCATGGGGCCAGATGTCGTACTGGGGCGCCCAAGTGATCGTCAACCTGTTCGGCGCCATCCCGTTCATCGGCCCTGACCTGTCGTTGTGGATCCGCGGCGACTATGTTGTGTCCGACGCGACCCTGAACCGCTTCTTCGCCTTCCACGTGATCGCCATCCCGCTGGTACTGCTGGGCTTGGTTGCAGCGCACTTGATCGCCCTGCATGAAGTCGGCTCCAGCAACCCGGACGGCATCGAAGTGAAAGAAAACCTGGGCGCCGATGGCCACCCGCTCGATTCGATTCCGTCGCATCCGTACTACACCGTGCATGACCTGTTCGGCGTATCGATCTTCCTCGTCATTTTCAGCGCCGTCGTGTTCTTCGCGCCGGAAATGGGCGGCTACTTCCTGGAATACAACAACTTCCTGCCCGGCGATTCGCTGAAAACCCCGCTGCACATCGCGCCAACCTGGTACTTCACGCCGTTCTACTCGGTGCTGCGTGCCACCACGGCCGACTTCATGTACGTGCTGATGGGTGTCGTGGCGGCCTACGTGGTGTTCATCTGGCTCAAGTCGCGCCTGTCGACGACCGTCAAGTCGGCCATCGCCGGCATCGCCATCGTCGCCATCATCGGCATGCTGCCGCAAGTGCTGGATGCGAAATTCTGGGGCGTGGTGTTCTTTGGCGGTTCCGTCGTGATCCTGGCCTTCCTGCCATGGCTCGACCATTCGCCCGTGAAATCGATCCGCTACCGTCCGAGCTGGCACAAATATGTGTACGCCATCTTCGGCCTGTCGTTCCTGATCCTGGGCTACCTCGGTACCCAGGCGCCAACGGATACGAAAACCATCGTGTCGCAAGTGTGCACCCTGATTTACTTCAGCTTTTTCCTGCTGATGCCATGGTGGAGTGCAATGGGCAAGTTCAAGACCGTGCCGTCGCGTGTGACGTTTCACCCGCATTAA
- a CDS encoding ClpXP protease specificity-enhancing factor yields MSEISTKPYMLRAIYEWCTDSGYTPYLAVKVDSRTTVPMEYVKKGEIVLNISFGATSGLKMDNDAVRFNARFGGVSREIYVPVDNVMAIYANENGQGMAFEPVLGNDDPDAQPTDSPASADLPPPALAPVSSAPTLSSVPTSSPEQRDNATPGDDEPPKKGGRPTLTRIK; encoded by the coding sequence ATGTCTGAAATCTCAACCAAACCCTATATGCTGCGCGCCATCTATGAGTGGTGCACCGACAGCGGCTACACGCCCTATCTCGCGGTCAAAGTCGATTCGCGCACCACGGTACCGATGGAATACGTGAAAAAGGGCGAAATCGTGCTCAACATCAGCTTCGGCGCCACCAGCGGCCTGAAGATGGACAACGACGCCGTCCGCTTCAACGCCCGCTTTGGCGGCGTCTCGCGCGAAATCTACGTACCGGTCGACAACGTGATGGCCATCTACGCCAACGAAAACGGCCAGGGCATGGCCTTCGAGCCCGTGCTGGGCAACGATGACCCCGATGCGCAGCCGACCGACAGCCCCGCATCGGCCGACCTGCCACCGCCCGCGCTGGCTCCGGTCTCCAGCGCCCCGACCCTGTCGTCCGTGCCGACCAGTTCCCCCGAACAACGCGACAACGCCACGCCAGGCGACGACGAGCCACCAAAAAAAGGCGGCCGCCCGACCCTGACACGCATTAAATAG
- a CDS encoding type II secretion system F family protein: protein MSASQLLFLVIVFVVVVALALLAWLIFLPGALRQRLFGVTAPAASDAVADSGWVERVARVAQPFSKLSLPEEGWERSPLRTRFMNAGWRQASAPALYFAAKSVLALLFPTVLGLYAASAMAAQLRSVLLLLLCVSATVGYYLPNLVLASTAKRRQRDIFENIPDALDLLTVCVEAGLSLERALVKVSGEIHIKSMVLAQELQLVLMEMRAGFSKEKALRNLALRSGVEDVDTLVAMLIQSERFGTSMGDSLRVHSENLRGKRSLLAEEAAAKIALKLLFPLIFCVFPTLMLVLMGPAVIEVYRVLVPAMASR from the coding sequence ATGAGCGCTTCGCAACTGCTGTTTCTCGTGATTGTCTTCGTCGTGGTGGTGGCGCTTGCCCTGCTGGCATGGCTGATCTTCCTTCCCGGCGCTTTGCGCCAGCGCCTGTTCGGTGTCACGGCGCCGGCGGCCAGCGATGCGGTGGCCGACTCTGGCTGGGTGGAGCGCGTGGCGCGCGTGGCGCAGCCGTTCAGCAAGCTGTCGCTGCCGGAAGAGGGCTGGGAGCGCTCGCCGCTGCGCACGCGCTTTATGAATGCGGGCTGGCGGCAAGCGAGCGCGCCGGCCCTGTACTTTGCGGCGAAAAGCGTATTGGCCCTGCTGTTTCCCACCGTGCTGGGGCTGTACGCGGCCAGCGCCATGGCGGCGCAGTTGCGCAGCGTGCTGCTGTTGCTGCTATGCGTCAGCGCCACCGTCGGCTATTACCTGCCGAACCTGGTGCTGGCCAGCACGGCCAAGCGGCGCCAGCGCGACATCTTTGAAAATATCCCCGATGCGCTCGACTTGCTGACCGTGTGCGTGGAAGCGGGCCTGAGCCTGGAGCGTGCGCTGGTCAAGGTATCGGGCGAGATCCACATCAAAAGCATGGTGCTGGCGCAGGAATTGCAACTGGTACTGATGGAAATGCGCGCCGGCTTTTCCAAGGAAAAGGCGCTGCGCAACCTGGCCCTGCGCAGCGGCGTGGAAGATGTCGACACCCTCGTCGCCATGCTGATCCAATCGGAACGCTTCGGCACCAGCATGGGCGATTCGCTGCGCGTGCATTCGGAAAACCTGCGCGGCAAGCGCAGTCTGCTGGCCGAGGAGGCGGCGGCGAAGATCGCCCTGAAACTGCTGTTCCCGCTGATATTTTGCGTCTTTCCCACCCTGATGCTGGTGCTCATGGGGCCGGCCGTGATCGAAGTCTATCGCGTGCTCGTGCCGGCCATGGCCAGCCGCTGA
- a CDS encoding dodecin, with the protein MSAHTYKLIELVGTSTESSDQAIRDAIAKAALTVKHMDWYEVTESRGHIVDGKVAHFQVTLKVGFRLE; encoded by the coding sequence ATGTCCGCACACACTTACAAGCTGATCGAACTGGTTGGCACGTCGACCGAGAGCAGCGATCAGGCGATACGCGATGCCATAGCCAAGGCGGCGCTGACGGTCAAGCATATGGACTGGTATGAAGTGACCGAGTCGCGCGGCCATATCGTCGATGGCAAGGTGGCGCACTTCCAGGTCACGCTGAAGGTCGGCTTCCGGCTCGAGTAA
- a CDS encoding EDSAP-1 family PEP-CTERM protein, producing MNVDHTRSKTLGWLGALAAASLLASGQAQAGAYGLAVNELNNFRITTSAGSLSLAGANRNASDSAFFEGGVAVNPRAVNTGPAANADVLQVCSGGGCSGLPQNHYAPSPSSTLEFARGDAHAFGNMLNGGASVQAVAEAQRNTVGAATAMAGDTLTGSVNLTLSSAGFITFSFMGRRDLRTSVTTMGDKSNVSIMDIFNISCNSASPVGCLSNANADGVIFQFAPDGNPNNGSDINGNHGTGSLDPFSLNLTAGTNDPATGRAFTNGFAMFSLTSSFALPAGSYTLNFAKSTRTDIVVIDPQAVPEPGSLFLLGLGLAALAFTRRRQPQ from the coding sequence ATGAACGTCGATCACACACGAAGCAAGACCCTGGGCTGGCTGGGTGCACTGGCGGCGGCAAGTCTGCTGGCCAGCGGCCAGGCGCAGGCCGGCGCCTACGGCCTGGCCGTCAATGAGTTGAACAATTTCCGCATCACCACCAGTGCCGGCAGCTTGTCGCTGGCCGGCGCCAACCGCAATGCCAGCGACAGCGCCTTCTTCGAAGGTGGCGTGGCCGTCAATCCGCGCGCCGTCAATACGGGGCCGGCTGCCAACGCCGACGTGCTGCAAGTGTGTTCGGGGGGCGGCTGCAGCGGCTTGCCGCAAAACCACTACGCACCCAGTCCCAGTTCCACCCTGGAATTCGCACGTGGCGATGCGCACGCCTTCGGCAATATGCTCAATGGCGGCGCCAGCGTGCAAGCCGTGGCGGAAGCACAGCGCAACACGGTCGGCGCCGCCACGGCCATGGCCGGCGACACGCTCACCGGTTCCGTCAACCTGACCCTGTCGAGCGCCGGCTTCATCACCTTCAGCTTCATGGGACGGCGCGACTTGCGCACCAGCGTGACGACCATGGGCGACAAGTCGAACGTGTCGATCATGGATATCTTCAATATCTCGTGCAACAGCGCCAGCCCCGTCGGCTGCCTGTCGAACGCGAATGCCGATGGCGTGATCTTCCAGTTCGCCCCCGACGGCAACCCGAACAATGGCAGCGATATCAACGGCAACCATGGCACCGGCAGCCTCGACCCGTTCAGCCTGAACTTGACGGCCGGCACGAATGACCCGGCTACCGGACGCGCCTTCACGAATGGCTTTGCGATGTTTTCCCTGACCTCGAGTTTCGCCCTGCCCGCCGGCAGCTATACCTTGAACTTTGCCAAATCCACGCGCACCGACATCGTCGTCATCGATCCCCAGGCCGTGCCGGAACCGGGCAGCCTGTTCCTGCTGGGCCTGGGGCTGGCCGCCCTGGCGTTCACGCGCCGGCGCCAGCCGCAATAG
- a CDS encoding glutathione S-transferase N-terminal domain-containing protein encodes MMVLYSGTTCPFSQRCRLVLFEKGMDFEVRDVDLFNKPEDISTMNPYGQVPILVERELILYESNIINEYIDERFPHPQLMPADPLMRARARLMLFNFEKELFVHVHVLESERAKSNDKAHDKARAEIRDRLTTLAPLFLKNKYMLGDEFSMLDVAVAPLLWRLDHYGIELSKTAAPLMKYAERIFSRPAYIEALTPSEKVMRR; translated from the coding sequence ATGATGGTTCTCTATTCGGGTACAACCTGCCCATTTTCACAACGCTGCCGCCTGGTCCTGTTTGAAAAAGGCATGGACTTCGAAGTGCGCGACGTCGACCTGTTCAACAAGCCGGAAGATATTTCGACCATGAATCCGTATGGCCAGGTGCCTATCCTGGTCGAGCGCGAACTGATCCTGTATGAATCGAACATCATCAACGAGTACATCGATGAGCGCTTCCCGCATCCGCAACTGATGCCGGCCGATCCGCTGATGCGTGCCCGCGCGCGCCTGATGCTGTTCAATTTCGAAAAAGAACTGTTCGTGCACGTGCACGTGCTGGAAAGCGAACGCGCCAAGAGCAACGACAAGGCCCACGACAAGGCACGCGCGGAAATCCGCGACCGCCTGACGACCCTGGCGCCGCTGTTCCTGAAAAACAAGTACATGCTGGGCGACGAATTCTCGATGCTCGACGTGGCTGTCGCGCCGCTGCTGTGGCGCCTGGACCACTACGGCATCGAACTGTCCAAGACGGCCGCACCGCTGATGAAATACGCCGAACGCATCTTCTCGCGTCCTGCGTACATCGAAGCACTCACTCCTTCGGAAAAAGTGATGCGCCGCTAA
- the mscL gene encoding large conductance mechanosensitive channel protein MscL: MAMMKEFKEFAMKGNVVDLAVGVIIGGAFGKIVDSLVQDVIMPPIGRIFGGLDFANYYLPLNGQATTMTLVEAKKAGAVLAYGNFLTILLNFIILAFIIFQMVRLMNKARRSEPVAPAPAPATPEDIVLLREIRDSLQQNARNSNNLAK; this comes from the coding sequence ATGGCAATGATGAAAGAATTTAAAGAATTTGCAATGAAAGGCAACGTTGTCGATCTGGCAGTCGGTGTCATCATCGGCGGCGCCTTCGGCAAGATTGTCGATTCCCTGGTGCAAGACGTGATCATGCCGCCCATCGGCCGCATTTTCGGCGGCCTCGATTTCGCCAATTACTACCTGCCCCTGAACGGCCAAGCCACGACGATGACGCTGGTGGAAGCGAAAAAGGCGGGCGCCGTGCTGGCCTACGGTAATTTTCTGACCATTTTGCTCAACTTTATCATTCTTGCCTTCATCATCTTCCAGATGGTGCGCCTGATGAACAAGGCCCGCCGCAGCGAACCGGTCGCGCCGGCACCGGCGCCGGCCACGCCGGAAGACATCGTGCTGCTGCGTGAAATCCGCGATTCCCTGCAGCAGAACGCACGCAACAGCAACAATCTGGCAAAATAA